A region of the Silene latifolia isolate original U9 population chromosome 9, ASM4854445v1, whole genome shotgun sequence genome:
CGCAAATGGTGTATGTATGGAGGTACTCACATTCTCAACATGACGTTTCCATAGCTATAATTACTTTGATTGGTTGTTGATATATTACCGGTTTTGGTGTGTTTTTAAATCACGTCATAACTTTCACCACCTAATGAGTTTAAGCCGTAGTTTCCTTATATTTGTAAGACTAAATACTTTAGAGACTTATGTTAAGTCAAAAAACATATTTTTCCCCAAAATAGTGATTTTTTATTAGTCGAGTCTTAAAAACATAAATTCATTCTATTGTTTTAGTAGCATAATATTATATATTTCTATGTGTTCTTCAATTATAGATTATGACAACAAAACAAAGATCAGACATTCACATGCACATCCCAGTTCTTAGAAAGCTTGATACTATGCTAATAGTAAGTACTGACTACTTGGTTTCAATTGATATTCTTATTCAATGATTTTCTATTTTAAAGAAAATTGAAGTAACTATAGAATAAATATAGGATTGCTTAGACAATTTCAAGGATCAACATGAGTTCTACTACGTCTCCAAAGACCCCAATGAATCAAGAAAGGGGAAAAGAGACGATAAATGGTGGTTACCTACTGTGAAAGTTCCTCCTGATGGTTTGTCGGATGTCACCAGGAAATGGCTCCACTTTCAAAAGGATTCagttaatcaagtgcttaaagcCGCCTTGGCTATAAACGCCCAGATATTAACAGAAATGGAGATCCCTGAAAACTACATCGATTCCTTGCCAAAGGTTCGTGTAATTATGCTCTAAACAACATTGTCAAATAGGTTATTCTGGTGGTACACATGTCAGATCAAGTTTGGGTATTATATGTTCATTGAGTCTTATTTCGGTATGAGTCACTTCAGGTAGATCATTAAAAATCGGTTTTCTATGATTTTAGCCATTTAGAGTAATTTCTAGTAAGGTTTTTGTCTTTTGTAATATAAGTACGCTTTTTTTGGAAGttattattttcggttttaaCGCGTATTATTTCCGTACGGTTGATTTTCGAGATGAAAAAGTTTTGTTTGGGATGTGCTAGACTCAAGCAAGTTTAGTTCGCCTAAGAAATGGATCAAAGTCAGTTCTTTTCTTTATGTTAATTTAGTTTTTCAATATCATCTCGCCTGATCTCGGATTGATTCTACTTTCAAGTGTAGTTATCATCTAATTATTGGTTTAAGTAAATGATTTATTAAGTTTACAGTACTTGATTTATCTCCTAATAAAAGCATATTATATTGATAGAATGGAAGAGCTAGCTTAGGAGATACAATTTACAAAAGTATCACTGTTGAATACTTTGATATTGATCAATTTCTTTATTCAATGGACTTATCATCGGAGCACAAGATTCTTGACCTCATGAATAGAATTGAGGCATCCGTTGTTATTTGGAGGCGAAAAATGTGCAGCAAAGATTCTAAATCTCCTTGGGGATCTGGTGTAAGCTTGGAGAAAAGGGAACTCTTTGAAGAGAGAGCAGAAACAATTTTATTGATACTTAGACAACGATTTCCCGGAGTTTCTCAATCATCTCTAGACATAAGCAAGATTCAATTTAACCAAGTAAGATCATTGACTGTTTTATCAGTAGGCTAACTATTGACTTGGCAAAATCTATTATCATATTGAACGTAATTTTTTTAAGTTCAAAAGTAAACCTCAAAATGACTTACTTTTGAAGTTAAGATGATAAATTTTAAGCCGAGTTAGTGTCATGTAAGAAATGATTTTGCTTTTTAACCTATGAGAAGGTTCTTGTACTTTCCAATAAAGCTATAGACCATCAAATATCTCCAATATTGTTTACTTGATCTTGGTGCAATAACCCAAAATGGCAACAAAACAATTTTATTTTGTTCTGAATAATAACTCTTTTGATGAAATTATTGATACAAGGCCTTTGAAACACTATGGTAATACTATTGTATTTTCTAAGCTGAAAAGTATTTTCTAGATTTCTTACCATATATATGAGGTAATAAAATTTTGTGATGTTTTTGCAGGATGTAGGTCATGCACTTTTGGAAAGCTACTCAAGAATTCTAGAAAGTTTAGCTCACACAATTTTATCACGAATCGAAGACGTTTTATATGTAGATTCACTAACACAGAACCCTTCTCTAGCACAAGCTAAAAGAAACCCTCTAATTGATGTGAAAGTAACATCAATGAAGTTCCCAAATCCTGAAGAAGAGATAGAGAAGTTGAATGCAGTAGGAACACCCAAATCAATGACACTCTTTGATTTCATGGGTTGGGCTGCCGAAAACGAAGATGTAGAAAATGAAGAGAACTTTGAAGATGGTGAGCCTAGACAACTAGGAAAACCTCCATCAATTGTCATTCCAAGTAAGGGTTCCTACCTTGAGACGTTGGGTGGTTTAAGAAGCCCAACATCTCGACATTAATGACAATAGAAAACCAGTTTAacttagttttttcattaacatgGTAATAGTATTACTAGAAAAATATGAGGGAGACTTAACAAAGAGTAGAACACTCGATGTATAGGTATATCTATATGCGCTAAACCCACTTGTAAATTTTTCTAAAAATTTTTGCTACTTTTTCACTTCTATATTGCAGACTAGTGAACTGGGTTTGAAGCTGTTTCAAGTTTTGAACCAACGATTCCGACCTTGTATAACAATTCCTTCCTAGAGTTGAACAATTTTATGAGAATTGTATTAATTTGTTCATTCAAAATGAGGTGTAAAGATAAGTACAATTCAAGGATGATGATATTGAATAATGAGAATTTTTTCTTAAATGGGTTTCAAACCTATAGTAGGTTACGGAAATGATGCTGGTTTGAATCGATTAACATGAAAATTGTACACATCAtcatttcgttttgttttttgtAGGTGCAATAGTAAATCATTATGTCACATAACgactttttaaatttttatttttgttggtGATTTCAACGAAGTTCCTATGTGACAATGCGACTAGGCCCACTAGGGTAATTGCTTTTAACCTGAAATTTTGGTTGCCATTTATGCCACTTCTCTTTGAAGAGATTTAGACTAGATGTGTGAGAAAAAGACTAGTTTTAATATTcaaacctctctctctctctctctctctctctctctctctctctctctctctctctctctcactctcactcacacacacacacacacacgcacacacacacacacatacacacacaacgACTAACTTTAGATTCTGAAAGAAAACAACAGATATAATATTGTGTGATGTTCACCATAGCAACAAAAACATAGCAAGAAAGGCGGATTCAACTACAAGAACAAACCATTCCAACATTAGAACACAAACAAAATCCATTTGAACACATACAAAAAAAATTATTCACCAAGTTTCACAACAAACCAAATTTTATAAACAAGTTTCATTAACAACACACTAAATTTACCACGTTTCTTCCAATATTAGAACATAAactgtggagtctattgatcgaatacgaaagaggggggggtgaattgagtattaaaaacgatgaccgctttttcgaaatatatgatataaattaattacttgattttattgattaaaatcaactaattaaattattaacaataaatgcaaaagcgaaataacaataataaagagagagagaaagagagacacacaggattttgaagtggttcagtttcacaagtcgaaacctacgtccactattctcgattaataatttttagtacctttctccggattacaaaaattaccaatccactcgtataatcaactatatgattataactcagattgagtatcgctaaatactctaggttgctct
Encoded here:
- the LOC141602695 gene encoding rop guanine nucleotide exchange factor 12 yields the protein MRALEQEQDGYKARLSNFRGSKEDSGSNNGRRHGYSQSMVIESTSTDDLVEDTRATKSQSSRSDKSLPRPSIGSSLDKDQSSGPRSRLGTVGGDKDSVQKDMEMMKERFAKLLLGEDMSGGGKGVSSALALSNAITNLAASVFGEQRKLEPMATENRARWKKEIDWLTSVTDHIVEFAPSQQKSANGVCMEIMTTKQRSDIHMHIPVLRKLDTMLIDCLDNFKDQHEFYYVSKDPNESRKGKRDDKWWLPTVKVPPDGLSDVTRKWLHFQKDSVNQVLKAALAINAQILTEMEIPENYIDSLPKNGRASLGDTIYKSITVEYFDIDQFLYSMDLSSEHKILDLMNRIEASVVIWRRKMCSKDSKSPWGSGVSLEKRELFEERAETILLILRQRFPGVSQSSLDISKIQFNQDVGHALLESYSRILESLAHTILSRIEDVLYVDSLTQNPSLAQAKRNPLIDVKVTSMKFPNPEEEIEKLNAVGTPKSMTLFDFMGWAAENEDVENEENFEDGEPRQLGKPPSIVIPSKGSYLETLGGLRSPTSRH